A section of the Pseudomonas sp. Q1-7 genome encodes:
- a CDS encoding hybrid sensor histidine kinase/response regulator yields the protein MLRLRIATGLFASLLLALLPLLPAQAADTGRWSMLLDPSANLQLQEVRTQQALSQFTPVELDQLYTPGGTSALWLHYRLPPSQHEQLLRVFAPYLAYLDLYVLKGDELVAHTRTGSRLPYSERPLPSRDFLLPLPVQQESLDIYLRMASEHALRPTVALQSAALMAADDTRPLLFGLLLGGLAMLVYYNLVRYAYCRATVSLWLAAAQGSLIVTGISLLGISSPWLGDWQSAQPQIANLSMLVAMACALAFTVSFFGKVCPSTPLTGVLLGEVVLIALTAALLLIVTELPFNQLVYGLAALASLSMFLYALLHWHQGYRPARLFSLALGVFCVAIFGALPALFGYWQLQSDWLAYTLLAISTVSGVFLSMALSERQRRIQHEIFSASRALAASSAELKAKGEFLAKISHEIRTPMNGVLGMTELLLGTPLSAKQRDYVQTIHSSGNELLTLINEILDISKLESGQIELDDVQFDLNALIDDCLDIFRAKAEQQRVELISFMQPQVPRVISGDPTRLRQMLLSLLDNAFRQTDEGEILLVVALDNSASEPRLRIAVQDSGRPLEAGEREALLNAELQSSDLLTTSKLGGRLGLVIARQLVRLMDGEFGIQSGAGQGSTLWLNLPLDSQHLERPTADLDSPLEGARLLVVDDNDTCRKVLVQQCSAWGLQVSAVPSGKEALALLRTKAHLREYFDVVLLDQDMPGMTGMQLAAKIKEDPSLNHDILIIMLTGISNAPSKIIARNAGIKRILAKPVAGYTLKTTLADELNQRRNGGPLFLPGSQVSEPLHVPNDFRILVAEDNSISTKVIRGMLSKLNLEPDTASNGEEALSAMKNQHYDLVLMDCEMPILDGFTATEMLRHWENLEQRPRTPVVALTAHILSEHKERARLSGMDGHMAKPVELSQLRELIEYWVAEKELRERHAIHS from the coding sequence GTGCTTCGGCTCAGGATTGCCACAGGATTGTTCGCCAGTCTGCTGCTGGCCCTGCTTCCTCTGCTGCCCGCCCAGGCGGCCGATACGGGGCGCTGGAGCATGCTGCTCGATCCCAGCGCCAACCTGCAGCTGCAGGAAGTACGCACCCAGCAGGCCCTGTCCCAGTTCACCCCGGTCGAACTCGACCAGCTCTATACCCCCGGTGGCACCAGCGCGCTCTGGTTGCACTACCGGCTCCCGCCCAGCCAGCACGAGCAGCTGCTGCGGGTCTTCGCCCCCTACCTGGCCTACCTCGACCTCTATGTCCTCAAGGGCGATGAGCTGGTCGCCCACACCCGCACCGGCAGCCGCCTGCCCTACAGCGAGCGCCCGCTGCCCAGCCGCGACTTCCTCCTGCCCCTGCCGGTCCAGCAGGAATCCCTGGATATCTACCTGCGCATGGCCTCGGAGCACGCCCTGCGCCCGACCGTGGCCCTGCAGTCCGCGGCCCTGATGGCCGCCGACGATACCCGTCCGCTGCTCTTCGGCCTGCTGCTCGGCGGGCTGGCCATGCTGGTCTACTACAACCTGGTGCGCTACGCGTACTGCCGCGCCACCGTCAGTCTCTGGCTGGCCGCCGCACAGGGCAGCCTGATCGTCACCGGCATCAGCCTGCTGGGCATCAGCTCACCCTGGCTCGGCGACTGGCAGAGCGCGCAACCGCAGATCGCCAACCTGTCCATGCTGGTCGCCATGGCCTGCGCCCTGGCCTTCACCGTCAGCTTCTTCGGCAAGGTCTGCCCAAGCACGCCGCTGACCGGCGTGCTGCTGGGCGAGGTCGTGCTGATCGCGCTCACCGCCGCCCTGCTGCTGATCGTCACCGAGCTGCCGTTCAACCAACTGGTCTACGGGCTGGCCGCCCTCGCCAGCCTCAGCATGTTCCTCTACGCCCTCCTGCACTGGCACCAGGGCTACCGTCCGGCGCGGCTGTTCAGCCTGGCGCTGGGCGTGTTCTGCGTCGCCATCTTCGGCGCCCTGCCTGCCCTGTTCGGCTACTGGCAACTGCAGTCCGACTGGCTGGCCTACACCCTGCTGGCCATCTCCACGGTCAGCGGCGTGTTCCTCAGCATGGCCCTCAGCGAACGCCAGCGACGCATCCAGCATGAAATCTTCAGTGCCAGCCGCGCCCTGGCCGCCAGCTCCGCCGAACTGAAGGCCAAGGGTGAATTCCTGGCCAAGATCAGCCACGAAATCCGCACCCCGATGAACGGCGTGCTGGGCATGACCGAACTGCTCCTCGGCACCCCGCTGTCGGCCAAGCAGCGCGACTACGTGCAGACCATCCACAGCTCCGGCAACGAGCTGCTCACCCTGATCAACGAAATCCTCGACATCTCCAAGTTGGAGTCCGGTCAGATCGAGCTGGACGACGTGCAGTTCGACCTCAATGCCCTGATCGACGACTGCCTCGACATCTTCCGCGCCAAGGCCGAACAGCAGCGGGTCGAACTCATCAGTTTCATGCAGCCCCAGGTGCCCCGCGTGATCAGCGGCGACCCCACGCGCCTGCGGCAGATGCTCCTCAGCCTGCTGGACAACGCCTTCAGGCAGACCGACGAAGGCGAGATCCTGCTGGTGGTGGCGCTGGACAACAGCGCCAGCGAACCGCGCCTGCGCATCGCCGTGCAGGACAGCGGCCGCCCCCTGGAAGCCGGCGAACGAGAAGCGCTGCTCAACGCCGAATTGCAGAGCAGCGACCTCCTCACCACCTCCAAACTCGGCGGCCGCCTGGGTCTGGTCATCGCCCGCCAGCTGGTGCGCCTGATGGACGGCGAGTTCGGCATCCAGAGCGGCGCGGGGCAAGGCAGCACCCTCTGGCTCAACCTGCCACTGGACAGCCAGCACCTGGAACGCCCCACCGCCGACCTGGACAGCCCGCTGGAAGGCGCGCGCCTGCTGGTGGTGGACGACAACGACACCTGCCGCAAGGTGCTGGTCCAGCAATGCAGCGCCTGGGGCCTGCAGGTCAGCGCCGTCCCCTCCGGCAAGGAGGCCCTGGCCCTGCTGCGCACCAAGGCTCACCTGCGCGAGTACTTCGACGTAGTCCTGCTGGACCAGGACATGCCCGGCATGACCGGCATGCAACTGGCGGCCAAGATCAAGGAAGACCCCAGCCTCAACCACGATATCCTGATCATCATGCTCACCGGCATCAGCAATGCCCCGAGCAAGATCATCGCGCGCAACGCCGGCATCAAGCGCATCCTCGCCAAGCCGGTGGCCGGCTACACCCTCAAGACCACCCTGGCCGACGAGCTCAACCAGCGCCGCAACGGCGGTCCCCTGTTCCTGCCCGGTTCCCAGGTCAGCGAACCGCTGCACGTGCCCAACGATTTCCGCATCCTGGTGGCCGAGGACAACAGCATCTCCACCAAGGTCATCCGCGGCATGCTGAGCAAGCTCAACCTCGAACCGGACACCGCCAGCAACGGCGAGGAAGCCCTGAGCGCGATGAAGAACCAGCACTACGACCTGGTGCTGATGGACTGCGAGATGCCGATACTGGACGGATTCACCGCCACCGAGATGCTGCGCCACTGGGAGAACCTGGAGCAGCGGCCGCGCACGCCGGTGGTCGCCCTGACCGCCCACATCCTCAGCGAACACAAGGAACGCGCCCGCCTCTCCGGCATGGACGGCCACATGGCCAAGCCAGTGGAACTCTCCCAGCTGCGCGAGCTGATCGAATACTGGGTGGCCGAGAAGGAACTCCGCGAGCGACACGCGATACACAGCTGA
- a CDS encoding WD40/YVTN/BNR-like repeat-containing protein, which produces MSRCIHVATRKGLLCFEHEGDGWRLARQDFLGEPVSMLLTDPRDGHLYAALHLGHFGPKLWRSADAGQRWEEIAAPAFAPAAEGEEEPSVEMIWCLETGGADQPGTLWAGTIPGGLFRSRDHGSSWALVDSLWQRPERANWFGGGYDQPGIHSICVDPRDSRHLTLAVSCGGVWHSEDEGASWAYRTRGMRAAYMPPERAEEPDIQDPHRMVACPTDPERLWVQHHNGIFVSTDRGLNWREIPEAGPSTFGFAVAVHPTDPDCAWFVPAVKDECRVPADQRLRVTRTRDGGRSFEVLERGLPQQLCYDLVYRHGLDVDDSGQCLVMGSTTGHLWLSGDQGDSWTLLAGHLPPIFAVRWG; this is translated from the coding sequence ATGAGCCGATGCATCCATGTGGCGACCCGCAAGGGGCTGCTGTGCTTCGAGCACGAGGGGGATGGCTGGCGCCTGGCGCGCCAGGACTTCCTCGGTGAGCCGGTGAGCATGCTGCTGACCGATCCGCGTGATGGTCACCTCTACGCAGCCCTGCACCTGGGCCATTTCGGGCCCAAGCTGTGGCGCTCGGCGGACGCCGGGCAGCGCTGGGAGGAAATCGCCGCCCCGGCCTTCGCACCGGCTGCCGAAGGTGAGGAGGAGCCGTCGGTGGAGATGATCTGGTGCCTGGAAACGGGCGGCGCCGATCAGCCCGGCACGCTTTGGGCCGGCACCATTCCCGGCGGCCTGTTCCGGTCCCGCGACCACGGCAGCTCCTGGGCGCTGGTGGACAGTCTCTGGCAGCGTCCGGAGCGGGCCAACTGGTTCGGCGGCGGCTACGACCAGCCGGGTATCCATTCCATCTGCGTCGACCCGCGCGACAGCCGCCACCTGACGCTGGCGGTGTCTTGCGGCGGCGTCTGGCACAGCGAGGACGAAGGCGCCAGTTGGGCCTACCGCACCCGTGGCATGCGTGCGGCCTACATGCCGCCGGAGCGCGCGGAGGAGCCGGACATTCAGGACCCGCACCGCATGGTGGCCTGCCCGACGGACCCGGAGCGGCTCTGGGTGCAGCACCACAACGGCATTTTCGTCAGTACCGACCGAGGCTTGAACTGGCGGGAAATACCCGAGGCCGGACCGTCCACCTTCGGTTTCGCCGTGGCGGTACATCCCACCGACCCGGACTGCGCCTGGTTCGTGCCGGCGGTGAAGGACGAATGCCGGGTGCCCGCCGACCAGCGTCTGCGGGTCACCCGCACCCGCGATGGCGGGCGCAGTTTCGAGGTGCTGGAGCGTGGCCTGCCGCAGCAGCTCTGCTATGACCTGGTGTACCGACACGGGCTGGATGTGGATGACAGCGGTCAGTGCCTGGTCATGGGGTCCACCACCGGGCACCTGTGGCTGTCGGGCGATCAGGGGGATAGCTGGACTTTGCTCGCCGGGCACCTGCCGCCGATCTTCGCCGTGCGGTGGGGGTAG
- a CDS encoding MoaD/ThiS family protein, protein MARISFTPNLQRHLDVAELDVTALTVAEALDAAFAANPRLRGYLLDDQGRLRRHVAIFVDTQQVNDRRRLSDPVGPASDIFVVQALSGG, encoded by the coding sequence ATGGCGCGCATCAGTTTCACCCCCAACCTGCAACGCCACCTCGATGTCGCCGAACTGGACGTCACGGCGCTTACCGTCGCCGAGGCGCTGGACGCCGCGTTCGCCGCCAACCCGCGCCTGCGCGGCTACCTGCTCGACGACCAGGGGCGGCTGCGCCGGCACGTGGCGATCTTCGTCGACACCCAGCAAGTGAACGACCGCCGTCGTTTATCCGATCCGGTGGGGCCGGCCAGCGACATCTTCGTCGTCCAGGCGTTGTCCGGCGGTTGA
- a CDS encoding MarC family protein yields the protein MFESLSSLYLKMLVLYSPFFVLSCFIGLTRGYTVKERKKLAWKVALGTLVASALLYLFGQAIFNIFGITIDAFRIGAGTVLFISALGMAQGKSAVQADNVQQDVTIVPLTIPLTVGPGTIGAMLVMGAGHVHWDDKLTALIAIAIASVTVGAILYLSDHIERILGEQGLQIVSRLMGLFVCALAAQIIFTGVKNYLVP from the coding sequence ATGTTCGAAAGCCTCTCCAGCCTGTACCTGAAGATGCTGGTGCTCTACAGCCCTTTCTTCGTGCTCTCCTGCTTCATCGGCCTGACCCGTGGCTACACCGTGAAGGAGCGCAAGAAGCTCGCCTGGAAAGTCGCCCTCGGCACCCTGGTGGCCAGCGCCCTGCTCTACCTGTTCGGCCAGGCGATCTTCAATATCTTCGGCATCACCATCGATGCCTTCCGCATCGGCGCCGGCACCGTGCTGTTCATCTCCGCCCTCGGCATGGCCCAGGGCAAGTCGGCGGTGCAGGCGGACAACGTGCAGCAGGACGTGACCATCGTGCCGCTGACCATCCCCCTCACCGTTGGCCCCGGCACCATCGGCGCCATGCTGGTGATGGGTGCCGGCCACGTGCACTGGGACGACAAGCTCACCGCCCTCATCGCCATCGCCATCGCCTCCGTCACCGTCGGCGCAATCCTCTATCTCTCCGACCACATCGAACGCATCCTCGGCGAACAGGGCCTGCAGATCGTCAGCCGCCTGATGGGCCTGTTCGTCTGCGCCCTGGCCGCACAGATCATCTTCACCGGGGTGAAGAACTACCTCGTCCCGTAG
- the atzF gene encoding allophanate hydrolase, whose translation MSDAPIAFTLADWQQAYRDQLQPAELLHALRQRLSTDDRAWISLASAEQLDAQLGELAALLASASGDMDRLPLYGVPFAIKDNIDAAGWTTTAACPAFAYPAAEDATVVARLRAAGAILIGKTNLDQFATGLVGTRSPYGAVPNAFDPAYVSGGSSSGSASVVARGLVPFSLGTDTAGSGRVPAGFNNIVGLKPTKGWLPNTGLVPACRTLDCISVFALSVADAETVARLAGGYDARDPYSRQNPDSAPVGMGAKPRLAVPDVLEFFGDEQTRAVFESALDQLRALGAEITAIDFSPFRQLAEQLYQGSWVAERTVAAGTIFTDQPHAMDPVVHGILANGLDYSACDAYRAEYLRAELARKVNDALAGFDALVVPTSPTIRRIAEMAEEPVRYNAQFGTYTNFTNFSDLSALALPAGFRADGLPAGITLLAPAWHDAALAAFGKRWQAALALSLGATGRALPPQAPAAQAPGCVRVAVVGAHLTGMPLNFQLTTRNAVLVEQTRTAADYRLFALPGTVPPKPGLARSQDGAPLIVELWDVPLARFGEFVAEIPPPLGIGNLQLEDGRWVKGFICEPYALEGARDITAFGGWRAFIASQQN comes from the coding sequence ATGTCCGATGCCCCCATCGCCTTCACCCTGGCCGACTGGCAGCAGGCCTACCGCGACCAACTGCAACCCGCTGAACTGCTGCACGCTTTGCGCCAGCGCCTGAGCACCGACGACCGCGCCTGGATCAGCCTGGCCAGCGCCGAGCAACTGGATGCCCAGCTTGGCGAACTCGCCGCCCTGCTGGCGTCCGCCAGCGGTGACATGGACCGCCTACCACTCTACGGTGTGCCCTTCGCCATCAAGGACAACATCGACGCCGCCGGCTGGACCACCACCGCCGCCTGCCCAGCCTTCGCCTATCCGGCTGCGGAGGACGCCACCGTGGTCGCCCGCCTGCGCGCCGCCGGCGCCATCCTGATCGGCAAGACCAACCTCGACCAGTTCGCCACCGGCCTGGTGGGCACCCGTTCACCCTATGGCGCGGTGCCCAACGCCTTCGACCCGGCCTACGTCAGCGGCGGCTCCAGTTCCGGCTCGGCGTCGGTGGTGGCGCGCGGCCTGGTGCCGTTCTCCCTCGGCACCGACACCGCCGGCTCAGGCCGCGTGCCGGCCGGCTTCAACAACATCGTCGGCCTCAAGCCCACCAAGGGCTGGTTGCCCAACACCGGCCTGGTGCCGGCCTGCCGCACCCTCGATTGCATCTCCGTGTTCGCCCTGAGCGTCGCCGACGCCGAAACCGTGGCGCGCCTCGCCGGCGGCTACGACGCCCGCGACCCCTACTCCCGGCAAAACCCCGACAGCGCCCCGGTGGGCATGGGCGCCAAGCCCAGGCTGGCAGTGCCGGATGTGCTGGAGTTCTTCGGCGACGAACAGACCCGTGCCGTCTTCGAATCCGCGCTGGACCAGCTCCGGGCCCTGGGCGCCGAGATCACCGCCATCGATTTCAGCCCCTTCCGCCAACTGGCCGAGCAGCTCTACCAGGGCTCCTGGGTGGCCGAACGCACCGTGGCGGCCGGTACGATCTTCACCGACCAGCCGCACGCCATGGACCCGGTGGTGCATGGCATCCTCGCCAATGGCCTGGACTACAGCGCCTGCGACGCCTACCGCGCCGAGTACCTGCGCGCCGAGCTGGCGCGCAAGGTCAACGACGCCCTGGCCGGCTTCGACGCCCTGGTGGTGCCCACCTCGCCCACCATTCGCCGCATCGCCGAGATGGCCGAGGAGCCGGTGCGCTACAACGCCCAGTTCGGCACCTACACCAACTTCACCAATTTCTCCGACCTGAGCGCCCTGGCCCTGCCCGCCGGATTCCGCGCCGACGGCCTGCCAGCGGGCATCACCCTGCTCGCCCCGGCCTGGCATGACGCCGCCCTGGCCGCCTTCGGCAAGCGCTGGCAAGCCGCCCTGGCGCTGTCCCTGGGCGCCACCGGCCGCGCCCTGCCGCCCCAGGCACCCGCCGCCCAGGCGCCCGGTTGCGTGCGCGTCGCGGTGGTCGGTGCGCACCTCACCGGCATGCCGCTGAACTTCCAGCTCACCACCCGCAATGCGGTGCTGGTGGAACAGACCCGCACCGCCGCCGACTACCGCCTGTTCGCCCTGCCCGGCACCGTGCCGCCCAAGCCCGGCCTGGCCCGCAGCCAGGATGGCGCGCCGCTGATCGTCGAGCTCTGGGACGTCCCGCTGGCGCGCTTCGGCGAATTCGTCGCCGAGATTCCGCCGCCGCTGGGCATCGGCAACCTGCAACTGGAGGACGGCCGCTGGGTGAAAGGCTTCATTTGCGAGCCCTACGCCCTGGAAGGCGCCCGCGACATCACCGCCTTCGGCGGCTGGCGCGCCTTTATCGCCAGCCAGCAGAACTAG
- the uca gene encoding urea carboxylase gives MFHTVLIANRGEIAVRAIRTLKRLGVKSVAVYSDADRNAPHVRDADVAIALGGDKPADSYLRIDKILAAAREAGAQAIYPGYGFLSESAEFAEACEAAGIAFVGPTSTQIREFGLKHRARELAGAAQVPMAPGTGLLDSLDDALEAAARIGYPVMLKTTAGGGGIGLTRCADAEALKSAYESVKRMGEQFFSDAGVFLERFVDQARHVEVQIFGDGQGRVAALGERDCSLQRRNQKVVEETPAPNLPQATRERLHAAAVQLGQSVNYRSAGTVEFIYDAARDDFYFLEVNTRLQVEHPVTEMVTGLDLIECMLRVAAGDALDWPALQRAPQGAAMEVRIYAEDPLKNFQPSPGVLTEVHFPDGVRVDGWVSTGSEVSAFYDPMIAKLIVHGRDRDEALARLRQALGETRLHGIASNLDYLRQVVADDRFARGEVWTRLLDGFAFRPSVIEVIEPGTYSSVQDYPGRLGYWDIGVPPSGPMDDFAFRLANRIVGNHASAAGLEFTLQGPTLRFHCDALIALTGADCPAELDGESVPYWAPLAVKAGQVLKLGRARSGCRTYLAVRNGFDVPLYLGSRSTFALGQFGGHAGRTLRPADMLAISQPELPACTTPAPVAPPQAAHASLIPSYGTTWNIGVLYGPHGAPDFFTPEAIEAFFDAEWEVHYNSNRLGVRLSGPKPSWTRADGGEAGLHPSNVHDCEYAIGSINFTGDFPVILTKDGPSLGGFVCPVTIAKAELWKVGQVKPGDKLRFHPIGFQQAQSLEQAQLGSLEALAAISAVTLPAPSLQPAATVSATVLAELPADGQRPRVVYRQAGDAYILLEYGDNVLDLALRLRVHLLMEALKAEPLRGLEELAPGVRSLQLRYDSRVLHQQTLLDHLLRLEQRLGDVANIKVPTRIVHLPMAFEDSATLGAVTRYRETVRAEAPWLPNNVDFLQRINGLASRDDVKDILFDASYLILGLGDVYLDAPCAVPLDPRHRLLSSKYNPARTYTAEGTVGIGGMYMCIYGMDSPGGYQLVGRTLPIWNKFVKNAQFENGQPWLLKFFDQVRFYPVSEAELDAFREAFREGRAEIRIEETEFDFAAYRDFLAGNADSIAAFQATQKAAFDAEAQLWRDDDPTVTSPLAQPHDDDQDLDGHLVSADMCGSVWKVLVEPGQRVEAGTPLLVVEAMKMELAVTAPVAGTVKAVRCQPGKAVTPGDALLLLDPSEAA, from the coding sequence ATGTTCCACACCGTACTGATCGCCAACCGAGGCGAGATCGCCGTCCGCGCCATCCGTACCCTCAAGCGCCTCGGCGTGAAGAGCGTCGCCGTGTATTCCGACGCCGACCGCAACGCACCCCATGTGCGCGATGCCGATGTCGCCATCGCCCTGGGTGGCGACAAGCCGGCCGACAGCTACCTGCGCATCGACAAGATCCTCGCCGCCGCACGCGAGGCAGGTGCCCAGGCGATCTACCCCGGCTATGGCTTCCTCTCCGAAAGCGCCGAGTTCGCCGAGGCCTGCGAAGCGGCCGGTATCGCCTTTGTCGGCCCCACTTCGACGCAGATCCGCGAGTTCGGCCTCAAGCACCGCGCCCGTGAGCTGGCCGGCGCGGCCCAGGTGCCGATGGCCCCCGGCACCGGCCTGCTCGACAGCCTCGACGACGCGCTCGAGGCCGCCGCCCGGATCGGCTACCCGGTGATGCTCAAGACCACCGCCGGCGGTGGCGGTATCGGCCTGACCCGCTGCGCGGATGCCGAGGCGCTGAAAAGCGCCTATGAAAGCGTCAAGCGCATGGGCGAGCAGTTCTTCAGCGATGCCGGGGTATTCCTCGAACGCTTCGTCGACCAGGCACGCCACGTCGAAGTGCAGATCTTCGGCGACGGCCAGGGACGCGTGGCGGCCCTCGGCGAACGCGACTGCTCGTTGCAGCGCCGCAACCAGAAAGTCGTGGAGGAAACCCCTGCGCCGAACCTGCCCCAGGCCACCCGCGAGCGCCTCCACGCCGCCGCCGTCCAGCTCGGCCAGTCGGTGAACTACCGCAGCGCCGGCACGGTGGAGTTCATCTACGACGCCGCCCGCGACGACTTCTACTTCCTTGAGGTGAACACCCGCCTGCAGGTGGAGCACCCGGTCACGGAAATGGTCACCGGCCTCGACCTGATCGAATGCATGCTGCGTGTGGCGGCCGGTGACGCGCTGGACTGGCCAGCGCTGCAACGTGCCCCCCAGGGCGCCGCGATGGAAGTGCGGATCTATGCCGAAGACCCGCTGAAGAACTTCCAGCCCAGCCCCGGCGTGCTCACCGAAGTGCACTTCCCCGACGGCGTGCGTGTGGATGGCTGGGTCAGCACCGGCAGCGAGGTTTCGGCCTTCTACGACCCGATGATCGCCAAGCTGATCGTCCATGGACGTGACCGCGACGAGGCCCTGGCCCGCCTGCGCCAGGCCCTGGGCGAAACCCGCCTGCACGGCATCGCCAGCAACCTCGACTACCTGCGCCAGGTGGTGGCCGATGACCGCTTCGCCCGTGGCGAGGTGTGGACCCGCCTGCTCGACGGCTTCGCGTTCCGCCCCAGCGTGATCGAAGTGATCGAGCCCGGCACCTACTCCAGCGTGCAGGACTATCCGGGCCGCCTCGGCTACTGGGACATCGGCGTGCCGCCGTCCGGCCCCATGGACGACTTCGCCTTCCGCCTGGCCAACCGCATCGTCGGCAACCACGCCAGCGCCGCCGGCCTGGAGTTCACCCTGCAGGGCCCGACGCTGCGCTTCCATTGCGACGCGCTGATCGCCCTGACCGGCGCCGATTGCCCGGCGGAACTGGACGGCGAGTCCGTGCCCTACTGGGCGCCGCTGGCGGTCAAGGCCGGCCAGGTGCTCAAGCTCGGCCGCGCCCGCAGCGGCTGCCGCACCTACCTGGCGGTGCGCAACGGTTTCGATGTGCCGCTGTACCTGGGCAGCCGCTCCACCTTCGCCCTCGGCCAGTTCGGCGGCCATGCCGGCCGCACCCTGCGCCCGGCGGACATGCTGGCCATCTCCCAGCCGGAACTGCCGGCCTGCACCACCCCGGCCCCGGTGGCGCCGCCCCAGGCCGCCCACGCCAGCCTGATCCCCAGCTACGGCACCACCTGGAACATCGGCGTGCTCTACGGCCCCCATGGCGCACCGGACTTCTTCACCCCGGAGGCCATCGAGGCATTCTTCGACGCCGAATGGGAGGTGCACTACAACTCCAACCGCCTCGGTGTGCGCCTGTCCGGGCCCAAGCCGAGCTGGACCCGCGCCGACGGCGGCGAAGCCGGGCTGCACCCGTCCAACGTGCATGACTGCGAGTACGCCATCGGCTCGATCAACTTCACCGGCGACTTCCCGGTGATCCTCACCAAGGACGGCCCCAGCCTCGGCGGCTTCGTCTGCCCGGTGACCATCGCCAAGGCCGAGCTGTGGAAGGTCGGCCAGGTGAAGCCGGGCGACAAGCTGCGCTTCCACCCCATCGGCTTCCAGCAGGCACAGAGCCTGGAGCAGGCACAACTGGGCAGCCTCGAAGCGCTGGCCGCCATCAGCGCCGTGACCTTGCCCGCGCCCTCCCTGCAGCCCGCCGCCACGGTGTCCGCCACCGTGCTCGCCGAGCTGCCGGCCGACGGCCAGCGCCCACGGGTGGTCTATCGCCAGGCGGGCGATGCCTACATCCTGCTGGAGTACGGCGACAACGTTCTCGACCTCGCCCTGCGCCTGCGCGTGCACCTGCTGATGGAAGCCCTCAAGGCCGAGCCCCTGCGCGGCCTGGAGGAACTGGCCCCCGGCGTGCGCTCCCTGCAATTGCGCTACGACAGCCGCGTGCTGCACCAGCAGACCCTGCTCGACCACCTGCTGCGCCTGGAACAGCGCCTCGGCGATGTGGCCAATATCAAGGTGCCGACCCGCATCGTCCACCTGCCCATGGCCTTCGAGGACAGCGCCACCCTCGGCGCCGTCACCCGCTACCGCGAAACCGTGCGCGCCGAAGCGCCCTGGCTGCCGAACAACGTCGACTTCCTGCAACGCATCAATGGCCTCGCCAGCCGCGACGACGTGAAGGACATCCTGTTCGACGCCAGCTACCTGATCCTCGGCCTCGGCGACGTCTACCTCGACGCACCCTGCGCCGTGCCGCTGGACCCGCGCCATCGCCTGCTCAGCTCCAAGTACAACCCGGCGCGCACCTACACCGCCGAAGGCACCGTGGGCATCGGCGGCATGTACATGTGCATCTACGGCATGGACTCGCCCGGCGGCTACCAGCTGGTGGGGCGCACCCTGCCGATCTGGAACAAGTTCGTGAAGAACGCCCAGTTCGAGAACGGCCAGCCCTGGCTGCTGAAGTTCTTCGACCAGGTGCGTTTCTACCCGGTCAGCGAGGCGGAGCTCGACGCATTCCGCGAAGCCTTCCGCGAGGGGCGGGCCGAGATTCGCATCGAAGAAACCGAGTTCGACTTCGCCGCCTACCGTGACTTCCTCGCCGGCAATGCCGACAGCATCGCCGCCTTCCAGGCCACGCAGAAGGCTGCCTTCGATGCCGAGGCGCAACTCTGGCGCGACGACGACCCGACTGTCACCTCGCCGCTGGCCCAGCCCCACGACGACGACCAGGACCTCGACGGCCACCTGGTCAGCGCCGACATGTGCGGCAGCGTCTGGAAGGTGCTGGTGGAGCCCGGCCAGCGCGTCGAGGCCGGCACCCCGCTGCTGGTGGTGGAAGCGATGAAGATGGAACTGGCGGTCACCGCGCCGGTGGCCGGCACCGTCAAGGCGGTGCGTTGCCAGCCGGGCAAGGCGGTGACGCCGGGCGATGCCCTGCTGCTGCTCGACCCCAGCGAGGCCGCCTGA
- a CDS encoding GntR family transcriptional regulator produces the protein MQLVDPDKRGRERPENLAERIYAQLKDDIFEFRLLPGDRFSESEIADRMAVSRTPVRQALYRLEREGYLEVYFRSGWQVRPFDFTHFEELYEVRILLELEAVRRLCARPEGELPEALAQLQRIWLVPSADRLQDGRTVSHLDEAFHCQLVVAAGNREMARLHAEVSEKIRIIRRLDFTQVPRVEITYEEHARILGAILSRRCEEAQLLLRSHIEVSKAEVRKITLHMLHSARPRPQPVQG, from the coding sequence ATGCAACTGGTGGACCCGGACAAACGCGGCAGAGAGCGCCCGGAGAACCTCGCCGAGCGCATCTACGCCCAGCTCAAGGACGACATCTTCGAGTTCCGCCTGCTGCCCGGCGACCGCTTCTCTGAAAGCGAGATCGCCGACCGCATGGCGGTCAGCCGCACCCCCGTGCGCCAGGCGCTCTACCGCCTGGAACGCGAGGGCTACCTGGAGGTGTATTTCCGCAGCGGCTGGCAGGTGCGGCCGTTCGATTTCACCCACTTCGAGGAACTCTACGAGGTGCGCATCCTGCTGGAGCTGGAGGCGGTCCGCCGCCTCTGCGCCCGGCCCGAAGGCGAGCTGCCGGAGGCCCTGGCGCAGCTCCAGCGCATCTGGCTGGTGCCGAGCGCGGACCGCCTGCAGGACGGGCGCACCGTTTCCCACCTGGACGAAGCCTTCCATTGCCAACTGGTAGTGGCCGCCGGAAACCGCGAGATGGCCCGGCTGCATGCCGAGGTCAGCGAGAAGATCCGCATCATCCGCCGCCTGGATTTCACCCAGGTGCCGCGGGTGGAGATCACCTACGAGGAACACGCACGCATCCTCGGCGCGATCCTGTCGCGCCGCTGCGAAGAAGCACAGCTGCTGCTGAGGAGCCACATCGAAGTCAGCAAGGCTGAAGTACGCAAGATCACCCTGCACATGTTGCACAGCGCTCGGCCAAGGCCGCAGCCGGTCCAAGGGTGA